The genome window AAGGACTGTCCCGCCGCTCCCTGATCCCGGACAGCCACTGCTATTCCCGAATGACCCACTGTTCGACGCGCGTCTAGGCCAGCGGTGGCTGCGTGGGGCTCACCACGTGTCCCTGGTCAACATGGCCGTGATCCGTCACACCGGCTGCTCGGGCAACCTGGACGCGCTGATTGGGGACGACGCGGGCCGTTGCCTGGTGAGCCTGGGGATTGAGGTTGATCACGATGGTTCGTACGCGCACAGTAGAACTGCTGTGGGAGGATGTTAGACCTCTGGCCGGTACGGGCGCCATGCCCGTTCAGCGGTGGCAGACGTCAGTCCGCGTACTTCACTGCTGACAGTGGGCGTCGAACGGGCCGTGGTGATCCGGCCCTGCGGGTCACGGTCGCTCAAGGCATTCAGTCGCCTTTCACTTCAGTCTGGCCGTGCCAGCGGCGTGTTGCCGTGCTGGGCGCGTTCCACCATGCGGTGTCTTGGTCGCAATGGTGACCGCCATGAGGGGTGCTGCCCGAGGTCGCTCACGACGCGTCTCCTCGGGTGGACCCTGAGGCGGCGGTCATCAGGTGAGGGTGATGGGCGCCTGGGAGGCGCAGCAGCCGGAAGCGGGCTCACAGCCGTCACTGGTGTCGGTGGGCGTCCCGCAGGCGTCCCCCGCCTTGCACTGCACGCCGGGGGTGCGCAGGTGCACGGTGATCACGTCGGGTTGAAGGTCGACGTGGGTGACGTGGTACTGCAGGGCCGGGGTGTTGGCATTCCCATACTCGAAGCGAACTTCAGCGTGATCACGCACGGGGATGTGCTTTACCACGCGGTCGTAGATGGCCAGGAACTTGTGGTTGGTCATGAACCCGGCCTTGGCTTCCTCAGCGCTGCCATCCATCAGCTGAATGACCGTCTCCCGCCAGGCGTTGGCCTTCCCGCCGCAGTCCATGGCTTCGATGGTGACGGCCTTGATCTCGGTGACGTGGTAGCCCGCGGGGACGAGGAGTTCGCCGTGCAGGTGGAACTGGAGGGGCCGTTGGGGCAGCGTGCGCAGGGCGGTGATCAGGGCATCCGTGGTGGTGTGCTCGCTGAGGCCGGAGATGGGCGTCGCCTGGGTCATAGCAGGACTCCTTATTGACGTTCTTCGATGGGTTTAGGAAAAAAAATCAGCAGGTGGGGCAGGGCGTGCCGGAGACCGGCAGCTGCACGATCACCGGCGGGGTGGGGCGGTCCGGCGTCGGGCGGGCGAGTTGGGCGTGGCGGGCCTGCTCGGCGTCCCGCAGCAGGTCCTGGTGGTGGGCGAGGGCGACGAGGTGAACGGTGAGGGGGTTCATACGGCCTCCTTCTGGGGCTGTGGCACGGCGGCCAGCAGGGCGGTGACGGCGGTGCGGGCGAGGTGCAGGCCCTGAGCGCTGAGGGTGTAGTACGTCCATCTGCCGCGCTTCTCGCTCGTGACGAGGCCGGCGTCGACGAGGATCTTCATGTGGTGACTGGTGGTGGGCTGACTCAGGCCGAGCCGCTCCTGGACGTCGCAGGTGCAGACGCCCTGCCCGGTGGAGCAGCAGCCGGGGTCGGCGGTGGCGAGGAAGTGCAGGGCCTGGAGGCGGTGCACGTCGCCCAGCGCTTTGAACACCGCTGCTGTTCCATCGAAGTCCATGGATGTACTTTAGAAGTTAGATCGAATAATGTCAATGAATTGAGCGGTGAAGGCGGTCCCACACCACCCCCACTCAGCCTTCTCGACTCAAGCCCGACTTGGACTGGCACCGCACGCCGGTCAAGTCGTCGGCAGAGAGCGGAGAGCCCAGCGGCGTTCCGCACGGAAGCGTGATCAATATCCCTTCCACTGGTGGTCACCACAATGTGCTGGTACATGACTCCTCCTGATCGGGTACAGCTGATTAGTGAGGCAGGTGTTTGCGGAGCGCGCCGTAGAGCCACGTGCCGATCAGCGCGAACGCCAGCACGACGAACATCGGCCATACACCCGCGCCGAGCAGGGTGAAGATCGGCCCGGGGCACACGCCCGCCAAGCCCCACCCAATCCCGAACGTCGCGCCGCCCAGCACGTAGCGCTCCCAGCTGCGTTCCTTCGGTGTCACCGTGATCGCCTGGCCGTCCAGGCTCCGCACGCCACTGCGCCGCAGCAGCCAGGTGGTGAGGAGCCCGGTCAGCACGGCCGAGCCGATCAGGCCGTACATGTGGATCGACTCGAAGCGGAACATCTCCTGAATGCGGTACCAGCTGGCCGCCTCGGACTTGATCAGCACCACGCCAAAGTACACGCCCATCAGCAGGTACACGAGCAGTCCACCCGTCACCCGCGCGACCGGCGCGTCCGTCACGCCCGGCATGCGGGTCCCGGCGCTCACCCGATCACCGCCATGAACGCAGGAAGGAGCAGGTTCGCGCTGAAGATGCCGCCCGCGAAGAACGAAACAGTCGCGATCAGGCTGGGCAGTTGCAGGGTACTCAGCCCCGTGATGGCGTGCCCGCTGGTGCAGCCGCCCCCGTAGCGCGTGCCGAACCCGACCAGCAGGCCAGACACGCCCAGCAGCAGCCACACGCCGGGGTTGGAGAGGTCAGTGAGTTCCCCAGGGACCAGGCCAGGGCGGACCTGCACGCCCAGCGCCTGCACAGACGCCGCACCAGCCGCATTCAGGCGGGT of Deinococcus radiotolerans contains these proteins:
- a CDS encoding ArsR/SmtB family transcription factor; the protein is MDFDGTAAVFKALGDVHRLQALHFLATADPGCCSTGQGVCTCDVQERLGLSQPTTSHHMKILVDAGLVTSEKRGRWTYYTLSAQGLHLARTAVTALLAAVPQPQKEAV
- a CDS encoding DUF6428 family protein — its product is MTQATPISGLSEHTTTDALITALRTLPQRPLQFHLHGELLVPAGYHVTEIKAVTIEAMDCGGKANAWRETVIQLMDGSAEEAKAGFMTNHKFLAIYDRVVKHIPVRDHAEVRFEYGNANTPALQYHVTHVDLQPDVITVHLRTPGVQCKAGDACGTPTDTSDGCEPASGCCASQAPITLT
- a CDS encoding YeeE/YedE family protein, whose product is MPGVTDAPVARVTGGLLVYLLMGVYFGVVLIKSEAASWYRIQEMFRFESIHMYGLIGSAVLTGLLTTWLLRRSGVRSLDGQAITVTPKERSWERYVLGGATFGIGWGLAGVCPGPIFTLLGAGVWPMFVVLAFALIGTWLYGALRKHLPH
- a CDS encoding YeeE/YedE family protein, which encodes MIDLLTSPWPWWVGGPLIGLTVPLLLWIGNKGFGISANLRHACAVLLPDVTKPSFFRYNWRAERWNMTFAFGLILGGTLAGLILADPEPTRLNAAGAASVQALGVQVRPGLVPGELTDLSNPGVWLLLGVSGLLVGFGTRYGGGCTSGHAITGLSTLQLPSLIATVSFFAGGIFSANLLLPAFMAVIG